A stretch of the Salmo salar chromosome ssa20, Ssal_v3.1, whole genome shotgun sequence genome encodes the following:
- the LOC106580340 gene encoding eukaryotic translation initiation factor 4E-binding protein 2 has product MSSGCQKTTTSKSIPTRWVTINDATHMPHDYSTTPGGTPFIITPGGTRIIYDRQFLLECRTSPLARTPPYSLPDIPGVTSPPSKHIINVKAHNGEPLNNNIAAPADKSTGDDAQFEMDI; this is encoded by the exons ATGTCTTCGGGCTGTCAGAAAACCACTACTAGCAAGTCCATTCCGACCAGATGGGTGACTATAAACGACGCGACGCACATGCCCCACGACTACTCCACAACCCCCGGAGGAACTCCGTTCATCATAACTCCTGGAG GTACAAGAATTATCTACGACCGGCAGTTCCTGCTGGAGTGCCGCACTTCCCCGCTGGCCAGGACTCCCCCGTACTCTCTCCCTGACATTCCAGGGGTCACCAGCCCACCCTCAAAACACATCATCAATGTAAAGGCCCATAACGGAGAACCACTGAACAACAATATCGCGGCACCTGCTGACAAGAGCACTG GGGATGATGCACAGTTTGAAATGGACATCTAA
- the LOC106580334 gene encoding nodal homolog — protein MSSISVTDDVQLSELRVRLPAFSASKRVTLDIYHSRKQDCESDTEMCHDERLLLGSFGASPSDTKSPLNVFNVTALLKYWLHQGDAVTESQEARVGDVMEEEHGSGVDGEIDMPYIKHLTHRRKKVHHPTAERVMMVVFSKHNLPRDGESAPTLIRTVEHSKYAILDQVSGEAQGRRHKRNRMERVRMAGGIAANATGSLAEAVQRPLCRKVDMWVDFDQIGWNEWIVYPKRYNAFRCEGACPIPVDESFSPTNHAYMKSLLRLYHPDRVGCPSCVPTRLSPLSMLYYGDEDVVLRHHEDMIVEECGCH, from the exons ATGTCCTCCATCTCTGTGACTGACGATGTCCAGCTGTCAGAGCTTCGGGTCAGACTACCAGCTTTCTCCGCCTCCAAGCGCGTCACATTGGACATTTATCACTCGCGAAAGCAGGACTGCGAGTCTGACACTGAAATGTGCCACGACGAGCGCCTTCTCTTGGGCAGCTTTGGCGCATCGCCCAGTGACACCAAGTCTCCATTGAACGTTTTCAATGTAACAGCTCTGCTCAAATATTGGTTGCACCAGGGAGACGCAGTGACGGAGAGTCAAGAAGCAAGAGTTGGAGATGTGATGGAGGAAGAGCACGGGAgtggggtagatggagagatcgACATGCCCTACATTAAGCATCTTACACACAGGCGAAAGAAGGTTCACCATCCGACAGCGGAACGGGTTATGATGGTTGTCTTCTCCAAGCACAACCTGCCTCGGGATGGCGAGAGCGCACCCACTCTCATCCGTACTGTGGAGCACTCCAAATACGCAATTTTGGACCAAGTCAGCGGTGAAGCTCAAGGGCGACGCCACAAGAGAAACCGAATGGAGAGAGTGCGGATGGCCGGCGGAATTGCAGCGAATGCTACTGGGTCACTGGCTGAAGCCGTCCAACGCCCACTATGTCGGAAGGTGGACATGTGGGTAGATTTCGACCAGATCGGCTGGAACGAGTGGATTGTGTATCCAAAGCGCTACAACGCGTTCCGTTGCGAGGGCGCGTGCCCTATTCCGGTGGATGAATCATTCAGTCCCACCAACCACGCATACATGAAG AGCCTGTTGAGACTGTACCATCCGGATCGTGTGGGGTGTCCCTCCTGCGTGCCTACGCGCCTCAGCCCGCTGTCCATGCTGTACTATGGTGATGAAGACGTGGTGTTACGGCATCATGAGGACATGATCGTGGAGGAGTGTGGCTGTCACTGA
- the dguok gene encoding deoxyguanosine kinase, mitochondrial: protein MYSIYRFMVLNLSSHCKNLTVSLRYIGSVQKVKRHVLRTRRDENPVLLYSRKATNLCLSRSPHCHSSTGPMDDINRVKRVSIEGNIAVGKSTFAQLLQFAGQDWEVVPEPVGKWQSIESGSSQKVSNLLDMMYQDPQRWSYTFQTNSCMSRMRTQLQPPPARLLRAKGVPVQVFERSVYSDRYVFALNMFELGCINSTEWAVYQDWHSFLVEQFGRQVELEGIIYLRAPPQKCMERLGQRGRMEEKGVQLDYLEKLHTQHERWLIDKSTKLHFERLTWVPVLVLDASLEFEEDPKVRAKFITQVKDFFSGL, encoded by the exons ATGTACTCAATCTAccggttcatggtgttgaatctGAGTTCCCACTGTAAAAACCTCACAGTCTCGTTGCGATATATCGGATCGGTTCAGAAGGTTAAGCGGCATGTTTTGAGAACCCGCCGAGACGAAAATCCAGTGCTTCTCTACTCGAGAAAGGCGACCAACCTCTGCCTGTCGCGCTCACCACACTGTCATTCAAGCACCGGGCCAATGGACGACATTAACCGAGTTAAGAGGGTCTCTATTGAAGGCAACATTG CGGTAGGAAAGTCGACTTTCGCGCAACTCCTGCAGTTTGCTGGCCAAGACTGGGAAGTGGTTCCTGAGCCCGTGGGGAAATGGCAGAGCATCGAGAGTGGGTCTTCACAA AAGGTCAGTAACCTGTTGGATATGATGTACCAGGACCCTCAGCGCTGGTCCTACACCTTTCAGACCAACTCCTGCATGAGCCGCATGCGCACCCAGCTGCAGCCACCACCAGCACGCCTGCTCAGAGCAAAGGGCGTCCCTGTGCAGGTCTTTGAGCGCTCTGTGTACAGTGACAG GTATGTATTTGCCCTGAACATGTTTGAGCTGGGCTGCATCAACTCTACAGAGTGGGCTGTCTACCAGGACTGGCATTCTTTCCTGGTGGAACAGTTTGGCCGTCAGGTGGAACTGGAGGGCATAATTTACCTCCGCGCCCCCCCACAG AAGTGTATGGAGCGTCTGGGACAACGGGGGCGCATGGAGGAGAAAGGAGTGCAGCTAGACTACCTGGAGAAACTACACACCCAGCATGAGAGGTGGCTCATAGACAAGAGCACTAA gcTGCACTTTGAGCGGTTGACCTGGGTGCCTGTATTGGTGCTGGATGCCAGTCTAGAGTTTGAGGAGGACCCTAAGGTGCGGGCCAAATTTATCACACAG GTGAAGGACTTCTTCAGCGGACTATGA
- the LOC106580336 gene encoding transcobalamin-2: MYTLYIVSGLLALVASKPCDPVGSEPGELLLSLNKNLLRSLEGEGTSPNPSVHLALRLSTHHNLGMESDHLNALKTYLHNDIESSLVNNQPVVGLLALYTLALKASCYDLNTLTFTVNQRSETLLTHLKRQMELEKNHIAFSQRPLTNYYQYSLGVLALCVSGVRVNAHVSNKLIRVVEHGHIKHEASDSIDTLAMAGMALQCLKESDTHVQDAALDKALDLIKLKLLDSQRADGHMGNEFSTGLAVQALLAMGSQVQECASSMEAMRSDVRKGTYLNPMAMSQTLPALQQKSYLQVKGKECCNDDDSLVLEAREPVTVLQSHTNVALNVEVVKSHGASAVYSVDVPTGTSLVDALELLQKNNIDFTFEKETSLWGPFLSVVNGEQARQTDRRYWHLSSDGNTLSQGIKDFKIETAQQITIKNTRY; this comes from the exons ATGTATACCCTATACATTGTTAGTGGACTGCTGGCACTGGTTGCAAGCAAACCCTGTG ATCCTGTAGGATCAGAGCCTGGTGAGCTGCTCCTCTCACTCAATAAGAATCTGCTGCGTTCTCTGGAGGGCGAAGGAACGTCCCCCAATCCCAGTGTGCACCTGGCCCTGCGCTTGTCCACTCACCACAACCTTGGCATGGAGAGTGATCACCTGAATGCACTTAAAACATATTTACACAATGACATTGAGAG CTCTCTGGTCAACAACCAGCCAGTGGTGGGTCTCCTGGCCCTGTACACTCTGGCCCTGAAGGCCTCCTGCTACGACCTCAACACCCTGACCTTCACTGTCAATCAGAGGAGCGAGACCCTGCTGACTCATCTCAAGAGACAGATGGAACTGGAGAAAAACCACATTGCCT TCAGCCAGCGTCCTCTGACTAACTACTACCAGTATTCTCTGGGTGTGCTGGCACTGTGTGTGAGTGGAGTTAGAGTCAACGCTCACGTCAGCAACAAGCTCATCAGGGTTGTAGAGCATGGACATATCAAACATGAAGCCTCCGATAGCATTG ACACGTTAGCCATGGCTGGGATGGCCCTGCAGTGCCTGAAGGAGTCTGACACCCATGTGCAGGATGCGGCTCTGGACAAAGCCCTGGACCTCATCAAGCTGAAGCTACTGGACTCCCAGCGGGCTGATGGTCACATGGGCAATGAGTTCAGCACAGGCTTGGCAGTGCAG GCCCTGCTGGCGATGGGCAGCCAGGTGCAGGAGTGTGCTAGCTCCATGGAGGCCATGAGGTCAGATGTGAGGAAGGGAACCTATCTCAACCCCATGGCCATGTCCCAAACTCTGCCTGCTCTCCAGCAGAAATCCTACCTGCAAGTCAAGGGCAAGGAGTGCTGCAATGACGATG ACAGCCTGGTCCTGGAGGCCAGGGAGCCAGTGACGGTGTTACAGAGTCATACCAATGTAGCCCTGAACGTGGAGGTGGTCAAATCGCATGGGGCATCTGCTGTCTATTCTGTGGATGTGCCAACGGGCACCTCGTTGGTTGATGCCCTTGAACTCCTTCAAAAGAACAACATTGACTTCAC GTTTGAGAAGGAGACCAGCCTTTGGGGACCTTTCCTGAGTGTGGTGAATGGGGAACAGGCTAGACAGACCGACCGCAGATACTGGCACCTCTCCTCAGACGGCAACACTCTCAGCCAGG GTATCAAAGATTTCAAGATTGAGACGGCTCAACAGATCACCATCAAAAACACCAGATACTGA
- the LOC106580338 gene encoding coiled-coil domain-containing protein 117: MHHPSPMSSELGLLPAMYSFPGLINVTEMGINIGPANTCQHLPGVLPPNTSWERRYLRKHRRRADDEGCSAKKRRLMEEAGCDPLDYLSPKVFHNWSPGNSSPPLPESSSQALPQPCLGTQDLGLPLSGSSSTLACPEAEGSCMEVEAAQRRLQEIEERITLEDDDDDEDLDVEPAPRRPMLVMSDSLREGLQRGISDILPHTVAQSVSHSCMELVVWRPPEVAMARRLKDSLQRQRKQQITSRQPPSPSAPLSSLTPTNTPGETYSPLYCSPGAGAHSAGEEDMEL; encoded by the exons ATGCATCATCCAAGCCCCATGAGCAGTGAGCTGGGCTTGTTGCCTGCCATGTACTCATTCCCTGGCCTTATCAACGTCACTGAAATGGGGATCAATATTGGCCCTGCAAATACCTGTCAACACCTGCCGGGAGTGTTGCCCCCAAACAC GAGTTGGGAGAGACGATACCTGAGAAAGCACAGGAGGAGAGCAGATGACGA AGGATGCAGTGCCAAAAAGAGGAGGCTGATGGAAGAGGCAGGATGCGATCCTTTGGATTACCTCAGCCCCAAAGTGTTTCATAACTGGTCACCAGGCAACAGCAGCCCCCCTCTACCTGAATCGTCTAGCCAAGCGCTCCCCCAGCCCTGTCTGGGGACTCAGGACCTGGGGCTGCCCTTATCTGGGTCTTCCTCCACTCTGGCCTGTCCAGAAGCAGAAGGCTCCTGCATGGAGGTGGAGGCAGCACAGAGGAGACTGCAGGAAATTGAGGAGAG GATCACCCTGGAGGATGATGACGACGATGAGGACCTGGATGTGGAGCCAGCACCCAGGCGGCCCATGCTGGTGATGTCTGACAGTCTGAGGGAGGGGCTTCAGCGTGGCATCAGTGACATCCTCCCCCACACTGTGGCCCAGTCTGT GAGCCACTCCTGTATGGAGCTGGTAGTATGGCGCCCCCCAGAGGTTGCGATGGCCCGGCGGCTGAAGGACTCCCTACAGAGGCAGAGAAAGCAGCAGATTACCAGCAGGCAACCCCCGAGCCCTAGTGCCCCTCTGAGTTCCCTCACCCCCACAAACACCCCAGGGGAGACATACTCCCCTCTGTATTGCAGCCCAGGGGCAGGGGCCCACAGCGCTGGAGAGGAGGACATGGAGctgtag